A single region of the Niveibacterium umoris genome encodes:
- a CDS encoding transglycosylase SLT domain-containing protein: MRSLFCVLLVAFSSAVSAEPSETVLADPRAMLARQLVALGTQYEHGEGMPQDSMRAVELYCDAARYGDPEGLFALAWMYGKGRGVEQDDRIAATLMARAAAAGFEPAQGAQRFFGPSAGVLPPCMNPRPVVSRNDPVASDEADLDAVLTGLAPNKKRIAQLIRLLAPQYGIDARLALAVAAAESNFESLARSPRNAYGVMQLIPETAQRFKVHNIYDPSQNIKGGLAYLRWLLAYYRGDVLLTLAAYNAGEGAVDRYRGIPPYRETVDYVKRIYGMFRRASHPFDANMVAPSPIIAMR, encoded by the coding sequence ATGCGCTCCCTCTTTTGCGTCCTCCTCGTCGCGTTCTCCAGCGCGGTTTCCGCCGAGCCAAGCGAGACGGTTCTGGCGGATCCACGCGCGATGCTTGCGCGCCAGCTGGTTGCTCTGGGCACTCAGTACGAGCACGGCGAGGGCATGCCGCAGGATTCGATGCGTGCGGTGGAGCTCTACTGTGACGCGGCCCGGTACGGCGACCCGGAAGGCTTGTTTGCATTGGCCTGGATGTACGGCAAGGGGCGCGGTGTCGAGCAGGACGACCGCATCGCCGCAACCCTGATGGCGCGTGCCGCTGCTGCAGGATTCGAACCTGCCCAGGGCGCCCAGCGATTCTTCGGCCCATCGGCGGGCGTATTGCCGCCCTGCATGAATCCTCGGCCTGTGGTCAGCCGCAACGACCCCGTGGCTTCTGATGAAGCGGACCTGGATGCCGTGCTGACTGGCCTGGCGCCGAACAAGAAGCGCATCGCGCAGCTGATCCGCCTGCTCGCGCCGCAATACGGCATTGATGCGCGTTTGGCGCTCGCCGTGGCCGCGGCCGAATCCAATTTTGAATCGCTCGCGCGCAGCCCGCGCAATGCATACGGTGTGATGCAGCTGATTCCGGAAACGGCGCAGCGCTTCAAGGTGCACAACATCTACGACCCGTCGCAGAACATCAAGGGCGGTCTGGCCTACCTGCGCTGGCTGCTGGCGTATTACCGCGGCGACGTTCTGCTGACGCTTGCGGCCTACAACGCGGGTGAGGGAGCGGTCGATCGTTACCGCGGCATCCCGCCGTATCGGGAGACTGTCGACTATGTCAAACGCATCTACGGCATGTTCCGTCGTGCCAGCCACCCGTTTGATGCCAACATGGTTGCACCCTCGCCGATCATTGCGATGCGTTAG
- a CDS encoding S1 family peptidase, with protein sequence MRCVRQTLIALCAALTLAPPSARADLVETVQRIKPSIVAVGTMQRDRTPQFRLLGTGFVVGDGSLVATNSHVVPATLDNEHFEELIVVTFGSAGEQKAAKVTKVGSDPMHDLALLKFPHGVSFPALTLDDGMHAREGQAIAFTGFPIIGALGLNRATHRGIVASITPVVLPTEHGSQLNPQAIKRIREGAFPVLQLDATAYPGNSGSPLYDPDTGLVLAVVNMVFVKGSKETALTQPSGITYAIPAQHLRALVESVR encoded by the coding sequence TTGCGATGCGTTAGGCAAACCCTAATCGCGCTCTGCGCGGCGCTGACGCTTGCGCCGCCGTCCGCGCGCGCCGACCTGGTCGAGACGGTGCAACGGATCAAGCCCTCGATCGTTGCTGTCGGTACCATGCAGCGCGATCGGACCCCGCAGTTCCGTTTGCTGGGCACCGGCTTCGTCGTCGGCGACGGTTCCCTTGTGGCCACCAATTCCCACGTCGTGCCCGCGACGCTGGACAACGAGCACTTTGAAGAACTCATCGTGGTCACCTTCGGCAGCGCAGGCGAGCAGAAGGCGGCCAAGGTCACCAAGGTCGGGAGCGATCCGATGCACGATCTCGCCTTGCTCAAGTTTCCGCACGGGGTGAGTTTTCCGGCGCTGACGCTTGATGACGGCATGCATGCGCGGGAGGGGCAGGCGATCGCATTTACCGGCTTCCCCATCATTGGCGCGCTGGGGCTCAACCGCGCAACGCACCGGGGCATCGTCGCGTCGATCACGCCGGTCGTGCTGCCTACTGAACACGGCTCGCAACTCAACCCGCAGGCCATCAAGCGGATTCGTGAAGGGGCCTTTCCGGTTCTGCAACTGGATGCGACCGCGTACCCCGGAAACAGCGGCAGCCCTCTTTACGATCCCGATACCGGCCTGGTGCTCGCGGTCGTCAATATGGTCTTCGTCAAAGGCAGCAAAGAAACCGCGCTGACGCAACCCTCCGGCATCACTTACGCGATCCCGGCGCAGCACCTGCGTGCGCTGGTCGAAAGCGTGCGCTAG
- a CDS encoding C40 family peptidase produces MLILLAACTTSPPRTTTAPARDLTRLPDASMGNDVVVFAVSLVDTGYRFGGRNPEAGLDCSGMVSYVMEQVAGVRLPHNAAEIAARARPVDREKMRPGDLVFFNTMRRPFSHMGIYIGDGRFVHAPSTNGAVRIERLDTAYFAQRFDGARTLLD; encoded by the coding sequence ATGCTGATCCTGCTGGCGGCGTGTACGACTTCACCGCCAAGAACCACAACCGCCCCAGCGCGAGATCTCACGCGCTTGCCCGACGCAAGCATGGGCAACGACGTGGTGGTGTTCGCCGTGAGTCTGGTCGATACCGGCTACCGCTTCGGTGGACGCAACCCGGAAGCCGGCCTTGATTGCAGCGGCATGGTCAGCTACGTGATGGAGCAGGTGGCGGGCGTGCGGCTTCCCCATAACGCGGCAGAGATTGCCGCGCGCGCACGGCCGGTGGATCGAGAAAAAATGCGGCCTGGCGATCTGGTGTTCTTCAACACGATGCGGCGACCCTTCTCGCACATGGGCATCTACATCGGCGACGGTCGCTTCGTGCATGCGCCGTCGACGAACGGTGCGGTCCGCATCGAACGCCTCGACACCGCCTACTTCGCGCAGCGCTTCGACGGTGCGCGGACGCTGCTGGACTAG